One Desulfuromonas thiophila genomic window carries:
- a CDS encoding sensor histidine kinase, giving the protein MNIRRSLRLNLTLSIIIPLAAGIVLLVLNTDLTREISQHRQAHIIRNDVHHLIILNTEMAVAPGPRVIDQWQHQSQRLGKELGEQVYDDASEQQALSRLTELHNLAERSFTELFIEQHLAHLPAEQATPLRQIRQVQLTGQLQLMHEQLEILSQSTLERTLQLSHRYGMLLLGSLLLLSLVMTLLSVQSSRKLLPVLKNIESGLKSLRRGNRSFRLGYRGRNELGELAQQFDALLDELHTNEQQLKTLNESLEDQVTDRTEELQAALENIRLSEERYRHFFELGLIGMATISPDGRILDANRYLCTLLGYDREEILQKTWMEATAPEDLERSIAVNQQVLAGERDEYCLEKTYLRKDGTRVVARISVTCQRQEDGSVDHFVALVQDISSHRQAQQQVSQAMAELQRSNEELEQFAYITSHDLQEPLRMITSYVQLLQRRYQGRLDEDADEFIGFVVEGTTRMKTMIQDLLLYSRAGREDFERHVTDLNQVLAEVLANLQLEIETSGATVDCDPLPKIRVVPVQAGQLLSNLLGNALKFRQPDRPPHIELRVTREQGFWQFMVQDNGIGIEPDQLPRLFVLFRRLHTRDAYPGTGIGLALCKKIVEKHGGKIWATSEPGTGSCFFFTWPLLAENGPQDVSIPN; this is encoded by the coding sequence ATGAACATCCGCCGCTCGCTGCGCCTGAATCTGACGCTGTCCATCATCATCCCGCTGGCTGCGGGTATTGTGCTGCTCGTGCTCAATACCGACCTGACACGGGAAATCAGCCAGCACCGCCAGGCCCACATCATCAGGAACGACGTTCATCATCTGATCATCCTCAACACAGAGATGGCCGTTGCCCCCGGCCCACGGGTCATCGACCAGTGGCAACACCAGAGTCAGCGACTCGGTAAGGAGCTGGGGGAACAGGTGTATGACGACGCCAGCGAACAGCAGGCCTTAAGCCGGCTGACTGAGCTGCACAACCTGGCGGAACGCAGCTTTACTGAACTGTTTATCGAACAGCATCTGGCGCATCTTCCAGCAGAGCAGGCGACCCCGCTGCGCCAGATCCGCCAGGTTCAACTCACGGGCCAGCTGCAGCTGATGCATGAACAGCTGGAGATCCTCAGTCAGTCAACACTGGAGCGCACACTTCAGCTCAGCCACCGTTACGGCATGCTGTTATTGGGCAGTTTGCTGCTGCTGTCGCTGGTGATGACGCTGCTGTCGGTCCAGAGCAGCCGCAAGCTGCTGCCGGTACTCAAAAACATTGAGAGCGGCCTCAAGTCTCTTCGACGGGGCAACCGTTCATTTCGTCTGGGCTACCGCGGTCGTAACGAACTCGGGGAGCTGGCGCAGCAGTTCGATGCCCTGCTCGATGAGCTGCACACCAATGAACAGCAGTTGAAAACCTTGAACGAAAGCCTCGAAGACCAGGTCACCGATCGCACGGAAGAATTGCAGGCCGCACTGGAAAACATCCGGCTGAGCGAAGAACGCTACCGCCACTTTTTTGAGCTGGGCCTGATCGGTATGGCGACCATTTCGCCCGATGGCCGGATTCTCGATGCCAATAGGTATCTGTGCACGCTGCTGGGCTACGACCGGGAAGAAATTCTGCAAAAAACCTGGATGGAGGCAACCGCGCCGGAGGATCTGGAGCGCAGTATCGCTGTTAATCAGCAGGTGCTGGCGGGGGAGCGAGACGAATATTGTCTGGAAAAGACCTATCTGCGCAAGGACGGCACGCGGGTTGTGGCAAGAATCTCTGTGACCTGCCAGCGCCAGGAGGACGGCAGCGTCGATCATTTTGTCGCCCTGGTTCAGGACATCAGCAGCCACAGGCAGGCCCAGCAGCAGGTCAGCCAGGCCATGGCCGAGCTGCAGCGCTCCAACGAAGAATTGGAGCAGTTTGCCTACATCACCTCCCACGACCTGCAGGAGCCACTGCGCATGATCACCAGCTATGTACAGCTGCTGCAACGGCGCTACCAAGGGCGTCTGGATGAGGATGCCGACGAGTTTATCGGTTTCGTGGTCGAAGGCACCACGCGCATGAAAACCATGATTCAGGATCTGCTGCTGTACTCGCGCGCCGGGCGCGAGGATTTTGAGCGCCACGTCACAGACCTTAATCAGGTACTGGCAGAAGTGCTGGCCAATCTACAGCTTGAGATTGAAACATCGGGAGCAACAGTGGATTGTGATCCGCTACCAAAAATCCGCGTGGTACCGGTTCAGGCCGGCCAACTGCTTAGCAACCTGCTTGGCAACGCCCTCAAATTCCGCCAGCCCGATCGCCCCCCACACATCGAACTGCGGGTCACCCGCGAACAGGGATTCTGGCAGTTCATGGTGCAAGACAACGGCATCGGCATTGAACCGGATCAGCTTCCGCGGCTGTTTGTGCTGTTCCGCCGCCTGCACACCCGCGACGCCTATCCCGGTACCGGCATCGGTCTGGCGCTGTGCAAAAAAATTGTCGAAAAACATGGCGGAAAGATCTGGGCAACATCCGAACCCGGCACCGGCAGCTGTTTTTTCTTCACCTGGCCGCTGCTGGCTGAGAACGGCCCCCAGGATGTCTCGATACCAAATTAA